Within the Acidimicrobiales bacterium genome, the region ACGTCGAGGATCAGGCCCACCGTGAAGCGGCGGGTGGACGCTGGGGCCGGATCGCTGGGTTCCTCTACGGTGTCGCTGTCCATGTCGGGGAGTGATCCTTTCGAGTGATTGGCTCACAGGAATGGCTCACATGGACGACGTTTGGCCTGCTCAGAGGGTGATTCTTGGATCCTGCTCAGTTCTTCGCTGCATCTCGGCTGGTCGTCGTGGCCGGCAAGGGCGGGGTCGGCAAGACGACGGTCAGCGCAGCGCTGGCCCGAGCCGCCGCCCTCGTCGGTTTGTCGACCCTCGTGGTCGAGGTGGAGGGGCGTTCGGGGCTGCCCGCGATGTTCGGAAAGCCGGACCTCACCTACGACGAGATCGTGCTCGCCGAGGGGGTCCGGGCCCGCACGATCACGCCTGACCAGGCGCTGCTCGAGTACCTGCGGGACCACGGGCTGTCGCGCATCTCCAAGCGGCTGGTCGCCTCGGGCGCGCTCGACGTGGTGGCGACGGCGGCTCCGGGGATCAAGGACATCCTGCTGCTGGGCAAGGTGAAGCAGCTCGAGCGTTCCGGGACGGCCGACCTGATCGTGCTCGACGCGCCCGCGGCCGGGCACGCCGTCACCTTCCTGCAGTCGGCGCGGGGATTGCTCGACGCGGTGAGCGTCGGGCCCATCAACACCCAGGCCCGCGACGTGCTCGACCTGCTGGAGGACCACCGGCGCTGCCAGGTGGTGCTGGTCACCATCCCGGAGGAGACGCCGGTCAACGAGGCGGTCGACACGGCGTACCTGCTGGAGGACCGGGTCGGCGTGAGCCTCGGGCCGATCGTGGTCAACGGCCTCTACCCGGAGCTCGCCGGCATCGGGGCCGACCCGCTGGCTGCGGCGGCTGCCGCTGATGTGGCGCTGCGGGACGGCGAGGCGTCGGCCCTGGCCGCAGCCGCCGACTTCCGGCGTCGGCGCACCGCCCTCCAGGACGAGCAGGTGGGTCGGCTGGCCGCCGATCTGCCGCTGCCGCAGCTGCGCATGCCGTTCCTCTTCACCGCCGCCATCGGTCCCGCCGAGGTCGACGCGCTGGCCCACGGTCTGCTGGCCGAGATCCGGACGCTGACCGAGCTACCGGCATGACGACGGGTCCCTCCGAGTCGCAACAGCAGCTGCTCCGGCTGGTGACGGACCGGCAGATCGTCGTGTGCTGCGGCTCCGGCGGGGTGGGCAAGACCACCACGGCGGCCGTCGTCGCCCTGCAGGCGGCCCGGTTGGGACGGCGGACCGTCGTCGTCACCATCGATCCCGCCAAGCGCCTCGCCGACGCCCTCGGCCTCGACGGCCTCACCGGCGAGCCCAGCCGCATCGACGGCGACTGGCCCGGCGAGCTGTGGGCGATGATGCTCGACACCAAGTCGACCTTCGACGCCCTCGTCGTCAACTACGCCACCGACCCGGCGCAGGCCGAGCGCATCCTGGCCAACCGCTTCTACCGCAACATCTCCGAGGCGCTGTCGGGCACCCAGGAGTACATGGCGATGGAGAAGCTCTACGAGCTCCACGGCGACGCCGACTACGACCTCGTGGTGGTCGACACCCCGCCCACCCGCCACGCCCTCGACTTCCTCGACGCCCCGCGCCGGCTGTCGCACTTCCTGGAGCACCGGCTGTTCCGGCTGCTGGTGTCGCCGAAGAGCGGGCTGGTGCGGGCGGTCAACGTGGCGGCGCAGACGTTCCTGCGATCCGTGTCGCGGGTGGTGGGCGGCGACGTGATCGACGACGCCGTCGCGTTCTTCCAGGCGTTCGAGGGCATGGAGGAGGGGTTCCGCGAGCGGGCCGACCGGGTCAACGCGCTGCTGTCGGCATCGGGGACGACGGCGTTCCTGCTGGTCGCGTCGGCCCGGCGCGACACCCTGCAGGAGGCGCAGTTCTTCGCCGACCGGCTCCACGAGGCCGGCATCGGGGTGGAGGGCCTGGTCGTCAACCGGGTGCACCCGTCGTTCGGTGACGGGCTGGCGGAGGCGACGCGCTCACGGGCGTCGACGCTGGCCGGGACGCCGCTGGGCGACCTCTACGCCAACCTCGCCGACTTCCAGGCCGTGGCCGCCCGCGAGCGCGAGCACCTGGCGGGCCTGGAGGGGGCGGTGGCGTCGGCGCCCGTGGTGTGGGTGCCGTTCCTGGGTCAGGACGTCCACGACCTCGACGGCATGGCCGAGGTCGCCGGCCTCCTGTTCGGCGACGGGCGCGAGCGCTAGTCCTCCGGGCCCTCAGTCCTCGATGCTGGTGGCGGCCTCGCGCAGGGCCGCAGCGGCGGCGTCGACGGTCTCGGTGACGGGGACGATGCGGTCGAAGCCCGTGGTGTGCAGCAGGCGCGTGAGGGTGGGGCGGCTGCATGCCACCGCCACGTCACCGCCGGCTTCGCGGGCGCGGCGGATGCCGCCGATCAGGGCACCGAGCCCGGCCGAGTCCATGAACGGCACAGACGAGAGATCGATGAGCAAGTAACGCTGATCCGCCAGCTTCGCCAATGAGTCACGGAACTGTCCGACCGTGTAGGCGTCGAGCTCACCCACCGGCCGGCAGACCGTGTGGTCAGGTGTGTCCTCCACCTGTATGTCGAGCACTGCTTTCCTCCCGGGGTCGCCCGGCGATGCTAGCGGGGTGTGCTCGGCAGGTCGGCAGCACGCCCGCTGGTGCCGGTGCTGGCACGAGACCGTTCCCGGCCTTTAGCCTCCCCAACCGTGTCAGACGTGTTGATCGCCACAGATGCGGACTGGATCCATGCCGACGTCGATGCTGCGTTGGCCGACAGGTCGACCACCGTGCGTCGGGTTCGCTCGGGGCGGGAGGTCGCCGATGCGGTGCGTGAGCACAAGCCGGCCCTGGTCGTGCTCGACCTCCAGATCGGCAACATGGGCGGCGTGGCGACGTACCTGTTCCTGGAGCAGGAGATGGAGGCCCGTCGGTTGCCGGCGGCGCCCGTGCTGCTGCTGCTCGACCGTCCGGCCGACGTGCCGATGGCCCGCCGGGTCGACGTCGACGGGTGGCTGGTCAAGCCGCTCGACTCGCTCCGCCTGCGCAAGGCCGCCGAGGCGTTGATGAGGTGGGACACCTACCACGAGCCTTCCGGGCTGGCGACCGCCTGACTCTCCGTTAGTGGTTCGAGTGGCTCTGCGGAGGGAGCTAAGCTCGTCTCTCCGGTCAACGGGATGTGGCTCAGTTTGGTAGAGCACCGCGTTCGGGACGCGGGGGTCGTGGGTTCAAATCCCGCCATCCCGACCAGGAAGGCGATGTCGGCGGGCAGTCGTAGCATCGGTGGGTGGTCGATGTTGCAAGCATGGAGATGCGACGGCGGTTGGTCGCGCATCTGCGGCGGCGGGGGTACCTGCGGGATCGGCGGATCGGGCGGGCGTTCTTGGAGGTGCCGCGTGAGGCCTTCCTGCCCGACGAGCTGAGCAAGGTCGGGCTCCCCGGCGTGTATCGAGACGACGCCATCGTCACCCGCCGTGACCCCGCCACCCGGCAGCCGACGTCGTCGTCGTCGCAGCCGGCGATCATGGCCGTGATGCTGGAGATGCTCGACGTGCAGCCCGGGCACCGGGTGCTCGAGATCGGCGCCGGCACCGGCTACAACGCCGCCCTCCTCCGGCACCTGGCCGATCCGGACGGCCTCGTCGTGACCGTCGACCTCGACGTCGACGCGGCTGTCGCCGCCGCCCGGGCGCTGCGGGGGCTCCACGCGCGGGTCCATGTCGTGGTGGCCGACGGCACCCGCGGCCTGCCGGGCATGGCTCCCGTCGACCGCCTGGAGGTGACGGCGTCGAGCGACGTCGTGCCCCGGGCGTGGTACGAGCAACTCGCCGTCGGCGCCCGGCTGGTGATGCCGCTGCGCCTCAGCGAGGCCGCCGACCGGGTGCACGCGGTCACGGCGTTCGTGAAGGTCGACGGCGGGTTCGACTCGGTGGCCGTCACGTCGGGCGGGTTCATGCCGCTCCGGCGACCCGCGGCCGAGTCGCCGGAGCCCGAGAGGGACGTGACCACCGCCCCGCCGCTGACCATCACCCCCGTGTGGCCCGTGCCCGAGCAGCCCCTCCGGCGGGGCCCGTGGACCGACATCGCCCGCGACGACGTCAGCCGCCTCCGCATCGTCGTCCGCTACGAGGAGCGTCGCCCCCGCACCCGCTGGGCCGTCCGCCGCGACGACCACTGGATCGGCATCGACAAGCTGCTGGCCTAGTCACGCCCTAGCGTCGCCGGGATGGACCTGCGGAGCTTCCAGCGCAACATGGCCGACACCTACGGCGTGCGGGACGGCGAGCGGGGCGTGCCGGCGACCGTGGCGTGGCTCACCGAGGAGCTGGGCGAGCTGGCCCAGGCCGTGCGCAAGGGCACCCGGGAGCAGCAGCTCCACGAGCTGGGCGACGTGCTGGCCTGGCTGGCGTCGCTGGCCGAGCAGCTCGAGCTCAGCCTCGACGATGCGGCCGCCCGCTACGCCGACGGCTGCCCGGCCTGCGGCGGGCGCCCCTGCACCTGCCCCTGAGCCGCCCGGTGGCGCCACGTCTTTGAAGAGAAATGGCCCTATTGGGGGCGGTTTCCTTCAAAGAGCGTCTAGCCGCGGGTGGCGAGGAGCTCGGCGATC harbors:
- a CDS encoding ArsA-related P-loop ATPase, with protein sequence MDPAQFFAASRLVVVAGKGGVGKTTVSAALARAAALVGLSTLVVEVEGRSGLPAMFGKPDLTYDEIVLAEGVRARTITPDQALLEYLRDHGLSRISKRLVASGALDVVATAAPGIKDILLLGKVKQLERSGTADLIVLDAPAAGHAVTFLQSARGLLDAVSVGPINTQARDVLDLLEDHRRCQVVLVTIPEETPVNEAVDTAYLLEDRVGVSLGPIVVNGLYPELAGIGADPLAAAAAADVALRDGEASALAAAADFRRRRTALQDEQVGRLAADLPLPQLRMPFLFTAAIGPAEVDALAHGLLAEIRTLTELPA
- a CDS encoding ArsA family ATPase, with product MTTGPSESQQQLLRLVTDRQIVVCCGSGGVGKTTTAAVVALQAARLGRRTVVVTIDPAKRLADALGLDGLTGEPSRIDGDWPGELWAMMLDTKSTFDALVVNYATDPAQAERILANRFYRNISEALSGTQEYMAMEKLYELHGDADYDLVVVDTPPTRHALDFLDAPRRLSHFLEHRLFRLLVSPKSGLVRAVNVAAQTFLRSVSRVVGGDVIDDAVAFFQAFEGMEEGFRERADRVNALLSASGTTAFLLVASARRDTLQEAQFFADRLHEAGIGVEGLVVNRVHPSFGDGLAEATRSRASTLAGTPLGDLYANLADFQAVAAREREHLAGLEGAVASAPVVWVPFLGQDVHDLDGMAEVAGLLFGDGRER
- a CDS encoding STAS domain-containing protein, with translation MLDIQVEDTPDHTVCRPVGELDAYTVGQFRDSLAKLADQRYLLIDLSSVPFMDSAGLGALIGGIRRAREAGGDVAVACSRPTLTRLLHTTGFDRIVPVTETVDAAAAALREAATSIED
- a CDS encoding response regulator, producing the protein MSDVLIATDADWIHADVDAALADRSTTVRRVRSGREVADAVREHKPALVVLDLQIGNMGGVATYLFLEQEMEARRLPAAPVLLLLDRPADVPMARRVDVDGWLVKPLDSLRLRKAAEALMRWDTYHEPSGLATA
- a CDS encoding MazG nucleotide pyrophosphohydrolase domain-containing protein; its protein translation is MDLRSFQRNMADTYGVRDGERGVPATVAWLTEELGELAQAVRKGTREQQLHELGDVLAWLASLAEQLELSLDDAAARYADGCPACGGRPCTCP